From the Xiphophorus maculatus strain JP 163 A chromosome 20, X_maculatus-5.0-male, whole genome shotgun sequence genome, one window contains:
- the dctn2 gene encoding dynactin subunit 2 isoform X1 → MADPKYANLPGIAFNEPDVYETGDLPEDDQAQFESCVQELEELCSDSVERIVVNPNAAYDKFKDKHVSTKGLDFSDRISRSRRVGYESGEFEILGEGSGVKETPQQKYQRLVNEIQELVQEVDTIQATAKESNAEERLTPVALAQQAAQLKQQLVSAHLDSLLGPQAHINLADPDGALARRLLTQLEAAKGSRSSSAGDGKPSSTKGPDGVVLYELHSRPEQEKFNESTKMAELEKRLAQLEIAVGSGSDKQGPLNAGVQGASLMDTIELLQARVSALDSATLDQVEARLQSVLGKMNEIAKNKAAIEDAETQNKVSQLYDVVQKWDAVSTSVPQVVQRLVAVKELHEQAMQFGQLLTHLDTTQQTINNSLKDNNTLLTQVQQTMKENLLAIEENFAALDQRMKKISK, encoded by the exons ATGGCTGATCCTAAATACGCAAACTTACCAGGAATT gCTTTTAACGAACCGGACGTGTATGAGACTGGCGACCTTCCAGAGGACGACCAGGCTCAGTTTGAATCG TGTGTACAA GAGCTG GAGGAGCTTTGCAGTGACAGCGTAGAGAGGATTGTGGTCAACCCTAATGCAGCCTATGACAAGTTCAAAGACAAACACGTCAGCACCAAAGGACTTG acttCTCAGATAGAATCAGTAGAAGCAGAAGAGTGGGTTATGAGTCGGGAGAGTTTGAAATC CTCGGTGAGGGCAGCGGCGTGAAGGAGACACCCCAACAAAAGTACCAGCGCCTGGTTAATGAGATCCAGGAACTCGTTCAGGAGGTGGACACCATCCAG GCTACTGCAAAGGAAAGTAATGCAGAGGAGCGCCTCACCCCGGTGGCTCTCGCTCAGCAGGCAGCGCAGCTGAAGCAGCAACTGGTTTCTGCCCACCTTGATTCGCTGCTGGGACCGCAGGCGCACATCAACCTGGCCGATCCAGATGGAGCGCTTGCAAG GCGTCTGCTCACCCAGCTGGAGGCGGCGAAGGGCAGTCGCAGCAGCTCCGCAGGAGATGGCAAACCCTCTTCAACAAAGGGTCCAGATGGAGTGGTGCTCTACGAGTTGCACAGCAGACCAGAGCAGGAGAAATTCAACGAGTCCACCAAG ATGGCGGAACTGGAGAAGCGTCTAGCTCAGCTGGAGATCGCTGTTGGCTCCGGATCAGACAAGCAG ggACCTCTTAATGCTGGTGTACAAGGAGCCAGTTTGATG GACACCATTGAGCTCCTGCAGGCAAGGGTCAGCGCACTGGACTCTGCTACACTGGATCAAGTAGAGGCAAGACTGCAG AGTGTCCTTGGGAAGATGAATGAGATTGCCAAGAACAAGGCAGCGATTGAagatgcagaaacacaaaacaag GTGTCGCAGCTGTATGATGTGGTGCAGAAGTGGGATGCCGTGTCCACCTCCGTTCCTCAGGTGGTGCAGAGGCTTGTTGCTGTCAAGGAGTTGCATGAGCAAG CCATGCAGTTTGGCCAGCTGCTGACTCACCTGGACACGACTCAGCAGACAATCAACAACTCTCTGAAAGACAACAACACCCTGCTAACACAG GTCCAACAGACAATGAAGGAAAATCTGTTGGCTATCGAGGAGAACTTTGCAGCCCTGGATCAGAGGATGAAGAAGATTTCCAAATAA
- the dctn2 gene encoding dynactin subunit 2 isoform X4 — protein MADPKYANLPGIAFNEPDVYETGDLPEDDQAQFESEELCSDSVERIVVNPNAAYDKFKDKHVSTKGLDFSDRISRSRRVGYESGEFEILGEGSGVKETPQQKYQRLVNEIQELVQEVDTIQATAKESNAEERLTPVALAQQAAQLKQQLVSAHLDSLLGPQAHINLADPDGALARRLLTQLEAAKGSRSSSAGDGKPSSTKGPDGVVLYELHSRPEQEKFNESTKMAELEKRLAQLEIAVGSGSDKQGPLNAGVQGASLMDTIELLQARVSALDSATLDQVEARLQSVLGKMNEIAKNKAAIEDAETQNKVSQLYDVVQKWDAVSTSVPQVVQRLVAVKELHEQAMQFGQLLTHLDTTQQTINNSLKDNNTLLTQVQQTMKENLLAIEENFAALDQRMKKISK, from the exons ATGGCTGATCCTAAATACGCAAACTTACCAGGAATT gCTTTTAACGAACCGGACGTGTATGAGACTGGCGACCTTCCAGAGGACGACCAGGCTCAGTTTGAATCG GAGGAGCTTTGCAGTGACAGCGTAGAGAGGATTGTGGTCAACCCTAATGCAGCCTATGACAAGTTCAAAGACAAACACGTCAGCACCAAAGGACTTG acttCTCAGATAGAATCAGTAGAAGCAGAAGAGTGGGTTATGAGTCGGGAGAGTTTGAAATC CTCGGTGAGGGCAGCGGCGTGAAGGAGACACCCCAACAAAAGTACCAGCGCCTGGTTAATGAGATCCAGGAACTCGTTCAGGAGGTGGACACCATCCAG GCTACTGCAAAGGAAAGTAATGCAGAGGAGCGCCTCACCCCGGTGGCTCTCGCTCAGCAGGCAGCGCAGCTGAAGCAGCAACTGGTTTCTGCCCACCTTGATTCGCTGCTGGGACCGCAGGCGCACATCAACCTGGCCGATCCAGATGGAGCGCTTGCAAG GCGTCTGCTCACCCAGCTGGAGGCGGCGAAGGGCAGTCGCAGCAGCTCCGCAGGAGATGGCAAACCCTCTTCAACAAAGGGTCCAGATGGAGTGGTGCTCTACGAGTTGCACAGCAGACCAGAGCAGGAGAAATTCAACGAGTCCACCAAG ATGGCGGAACTGGAGAAGCGTCTAGCTCAGCTGGAGATCGCTGTTGGCTCCGGATCAGACAAGCAG ggACCTCTTAATGCTGGTGTACAAGGAGCCAGTTTGATG GACACCATTGAGCTCCTGCAGGCAAGGGTCAGCGCACTGGACTCTGCTACACTGGATCAAGTAGAGGCAAGACTGCAG AGTGTCCTTGGGAAGATGAATGAGATTGCCAAGAACAAGGCAGCGATTGAagatgcagaaacacaaaacaag GTGTCGCAGCTGTATGATGTGGTGCAGAAGTGGGATGCCGTGTCCACCTCCGTTCCTCAGGTGGTGCAGAGGCTTGTTGCTGTCAAGGAGTTGCATGAGCAAG CCATGCAGTTTGGCCAGCTGCTGACTCACCTGGACACGACTCAGCAGACAATCAACAACTCTCTGAAAGACAACAACACCCTGCTAACACAG GTCCAACAGACAATGAAGGAAAATCTGTTGGCTATCGAGGAGAACTTTGCAGCCCTGGATCAGAGGATGAAGAAGATTTCCAAATAA
- the dctn2 gene encoding dynactin subunit 2 isoform X2, giving the protein MADPKYANLPGIAFNEPDVYETGDLPEDDQAQFESCVQEELCSDSVERIVVNPNAAYDKFKDKHVSTKGLDFSDRISRSRRVGYESGEFEILGEGSGVKETPQQKYQRLVNEIQELVQEVDTIQATAKESNAEERLTPVALAQQAAQLKQQLVSAHLDSLLGPQAHINLADPDGALARRLLTQLEAAKGSRSSSAGDGKPSSTKGPDGVVLYELHSRPEQEKFNESTKMAELEKRLAQLEIAVGSGSDKQGPLNAGVQGASLMDTIELLQARVSALDSATLDQVEARLQSVLGKMNEIAKNKAAIEDAETQNKVSQLYDVVQKWDAVSTSVPQVVQRLVAVKELHEQAMQFGQLLTHLDTTQQTINNSLKDNNTLLTQVQQTMKENLLAIEENFAALDQRMKKISK; this is encoded by the exons ATGGCTGATCCTAAATACGCAAACTTACCAGGAATT gCTTTTAACGAACCGGACGTGTATGAGACTGGCGACCTTCCAGAGGACGACCAGGCTCAGTTTGAATCG TGTGTACAA GAGGAGCTTTGCAGTGACAGCGTAGAGAGGATTGTGGTCAACCCTAATGCAGCCTATGACAAGTTCAAAGACAAACACGTCAGCACCAAAGGACTTG acttCTCAGATAGAATCAGTAGAAGCAGAAGAGTGGGTTATGAGTCGGGAGAGTTTGAAATC CTCGGTGAGGGCAGCGGCGTGAAGGAGACACCCCAACAAAAGTACCAGCGCCTGGTTAATGAGATCCAGGAACTCGTTCAGGAGGTGGACACCATCCAG GCTACTGCAAAGGAAAGTAATGCAGAGGAGCGCCTCACCCCGGTGGCTCTCGCTCAGCAGGCAGCGCAGCTGAAGCAGCAACTGGTTTCTGCCCACCTTGATTCGCTGCTGGGACCGCAGGCGCACATCAACCTGGCCGATCCAGATGGAGCGCTTGCAAG GCGTCTGCTCACCCAGCTGGAGGCGGCGAAGGGCAGTCGCAGCAGCTCCGCAGGAGATGGCAAACCCTCTTCAACAAAGGGTCCAGATGGAGTGGTGCTCTACGAGTTGCACAGCAGACCAGAGCAGGAGAAATTCAACGAGTCCACCAAG ATGGCGGAACTGGAGAAGCGTCTAGCTCAGCTGGAGATCGCTGTTGGCTCCGGATCAGACAAGCAG ggACCTCTTAATGCTGGTGTACAAGGAGCCAGTTTGATG GACACCATTGAGCTCCTGCAGGCAAGGGTCAGCGCACTGGACTCTGCTACACTGGATCAAGTAGAGGCAAGACTGCAG AGTGTCCTTGGGAAGATGAATGAGATTGCCAAGAACAAGGCAGCGATTGAagatgcagaaacacaaaacaag GTGTCGCAGCTGTATGATGTGGTGCAGAAGTGGGATGCCGTGTCCACCTCCGTTCCTCAGGTGGTGCAGAGGCTTGTTGCTGTCAAGGAGTTGCATGAGCAAG CCATGCAGTTTGGCCAGCTGCTGACTCACCTGGACACGACTCAGCAGACAATCAACAACTCTCTGAAAGACAACAACACCCTGCTAACACAG GTCCAACAGACAATGAAGGAAAATCTGTTGGCTATCGAGGAGAACTTTGCAGCCCTGGATCAGAGGATGAAGAAGATTTCCAAATAA
- the dctn2 gene encoding dynactin subunit 2 isoform X3, producing MADPKYANLPGIAFNEPDVYETGDLPEDDQAQFESELEELCSDSVERIVVNPNAAYDKFKDKHVSTKGLDFSDRISRSRRVGYESGEFEILGEGSGVKETPQQKYQRLVNEIQELVQEVDTIQATAKESNAEERLTPVALAQQAAQLKQQLVSAHLDSLLGPQAHINLADPDGALARRLLTQLEAAKGSRSSSAGDGKPSSTKGPDGVVLYELHSRPEQEKFNESTKMAELEKRLAQLEIAVGSGSDKQGPLNAGVQGASLMDTIELLQARVSALDSATLDQVEARLQSVLGKMNEIAKNKAAIEDAETQNKVSQLYDVVQKWDAVSTSVPQVVQRLVAVKELHEQAMQFGQLLTHLDTTQQTINNSLKDNNTLLTQVQQTMKENLLAIEENFAALDQRMKKISK from the exons ATGGCTGATCCTAAATACGCAAACTTACCAGGAATT gCTTTTAACGAACCGGACGTGTATGAGACTGGCGACCTTCCAGAGGACGACCAGGCTCAGTTTGAATCG GAGCTG GAGGAGCTTTGCAGTGACAGCGTAGAGAGGATTGTGGTCAACCCTAATGCAGCCTATGACAAGTTCAAAGACAAACACGTCAGCACCAAAGGACTTG acttCTCAGATAGAATCAGTAGAAGCAGAAGAGTGGGTTATGAGTCGGGAGAGTTTGAAATC CTCGGTGAGGGCAGCGGCGTGAAGGAGACACCCCAACAAAAGTACCAGCGCCTGGTTAATGAGATCCAGGAACTCGTTCAGGAGGTGGACACCATCCAG GCTACTGCAAAGGAAAGTAATGCAGAGGAGCGCCTCACCCCGGTGGCTCTCGCTCAGCAGGCAGCGCAGCTGAAGCAGCAACTGGTTTCTGCCCACCTTGATTCGCTGCTGGGACCGCAGGCGCACATCAACCTGGCCGATCCAGATGGAGCGCTTGCAAG GCGTCTGCTCACCCAGCTGGAGGCGGCGAAGGGCAGTCGCAGCAGCTCCGCAGGAGATGGCAAACCCTCTTCAACAAAGGGTCCAGATGGAGTGGTGCTCTACGAGTTGCACAGCAGACCAGAGCAGGAGAAATTCAACGAGTCCACCAAG ATGGCGGAACTGGAGAAGCGTCTAGCTCAGCTGGAGATCGCTGTTGGCTCCGGATCAGACAAGCAG ggACCTCTTAATGCTGGTGTACAAGGAGCCAGTTTGATG GACACCATTGAGCTCCTGCAGGCAAGGGTCAGCGCACTGGACTCTGCTACACTGGATCAAGTAGAGGCAAGACTGCAG AGTGTCCTTGGGAAGATGAATGAGATTGCCAAGAACAAGGCAGCGATTGAagatgcagaaacacaaaacaag GTGTCGCAGCTGTATGATGTGGTGCAGAAGTGGGATGCCGTGTCCACCTCCGTTCCTCAGGTGGTGCAGAGGCTTGTTGCTGTCAAGGAGTTGCATGAGCAAG CCATGCAGTTTGGCCAGCTGCTGACTCACCTGGACACGACTCAGCAGACAATCAACAACTCTCTGAAAGACAACAACACCCTGCTAACACAG GTCCAACAGACAATGAAGGAAAATCTGTTGGCTATCGAGGAGAACTTTGCAGCCCTGGATCAGAGGATGAAGAAGATTTCCAAATAA
- the ddit3 gene encoding DNA damage-inducible transcript 3 protein: protein MTAEWLHLLPPYPPGVGPLYGAELEAWYEDLQDILGSDTGGAKLARAPTCTEKEPEFLDVLESCSLTWLTDGNQTWAEGVQRTTEEIHTTQPLHHTSSSSSSSSSSSSSCMSPAVVEERQVEVESRRNADSSTGGGSDLLPPEFFELLSEGGVGMVDPSGAVISSGYYYHQHHPANNTHPASPSASEEELPCVPDSPSCSSSASQSPSQNCSPPSSPVSSPSGYSSSRLGKRKRTSSERVNSALSSFSSSMQRSSYSSTKKSRKEREQENERKVQELTEQNERLKAEIERLGEEVQRTRRALIERLVNTRK, encoded by the exons ATGACTGCCGAGTGGCTACACCTGCTCCCGCCGTACCCCCCTGGAGTAGGGCCGTTGTATGGTGCAGAGTTGGAGGCGTGGTATGAGGACCTGCAGGATATTCTGGGCTCTGACACGGGAGGGGCAAAACTTGCACGTGCCCCCACATGCACCGAG AAGGAGCCAGAGTTTCTGGATGTTCTTGAGAGTTGTTCTCTGACGTGGCTGACTGACGGAAACCAGACGTGGGCTGAAGGTGTCCAGAGGACGACAGAGGAGATCCACACCACCCAGCCTCTGCATCACacctcatcatcctcctcctcctcctcttcttcttcatcctccTGCATGAGTCCAGCTGTTGTAGAGGAACGGCAGGTGGAGGTTGAGAGCAGGAGAAATGCAGATAGCTCAACAGGAGGCGGCAGCGACTTGCTGCCTCCGGAGTTCTTCGAATTGCTGAGTGAAGGAGGAGTGGGAATGGTGGATCCGAGTGGAGCAGTGATCAGCAGTGGCTATTATTATCACCAACACCACCCTGCAAACAACACCCATCCTGCATCTCCTTCAGCCAGCGAAGAGGAACTGCCCTGTGTGCCAGATTCTCCATCCTGCTCTTCATCAGCTTCCCAGTCTCCATCTCAAAATTGCTCTCCTCCCTCTTCACCTGTCTCCTCACCCTCAGGTTATTCGTCCTCCCGTTTGGGAAAACGCAAGAGGACTTCTAGCGAGAGGGTTAACAGTGCCTtgtcctctttctcctcttccaTGCAACGCTCATCTTACTCGTCTACCAAAAAGAGTCGCAAAGAAAGAGAGCAAGAGAATGAACGGAAGGTACAAGAGCTGACAGAGCAGAATGAGCGTTTGAAAGCAGAGATTGAAAGGCTGGGAGAGGAAGTCCAGAGGACACGAAGAGCTCTGATTGAGAGGCTGGTCAACAccaggaaatga